The genomic stretch GACCGGGCGAGCGTGTCGAGGATCCCGCGGTCGCGCTTCTCCAGGTGCGCCCCGACCACCTGCGGCGCGGACGAATCGACCAGGTCCCAGTTGTTGATGAGCCGCGTGCTGTCCAGGTAGAGCCGGTAGATCGCCTCGCGCCCGGCCTCGTCCGCGCGGCCGTAGCCGTCGGCCAGGACCAGCAGCGCCAGGAGCCGCGCCTCGTGCCACGGCGAGCGCAGCAGCTCCGCCGCGTCCGCCAGCGGCAGTCCGCGGAGCTCGCGCGCGAGCTCCCGGAGCTGGGGGATGCGGATGCCGAGGAACCGGTCGCCTTCCCCGTACTCGCCTGGGCCCGTGCGGAAGTAGCCCTGGACGAAGCGCGCGTGCCCGGGGTCGCCGAGCTCCGTCAGGCGTGCGATGATCTGCGTGGCGGTGGATTGGGGCAAGCGAAATCTTCTCCTT from Longimicrobium sp. encodes the following:
- a CDS encoding DNA alkylation repair protein, with translation MPQSTATQIIARLTELGDPGHARFVQGYFRTGPGEYGEGDRFLGIRIPQLRELARELRGLPLADAAELLRSPWHEARLLALLVLADGYGRADEAGREAIYRLYLDSTRLINNWDLVDSSAPQVVGAHLEKRDRGILDTLARSESLWERRIAILATQHFIRKNDFATTLRIAEILVHDPHDLIHKAVGWMLREVGKRDQAALEEFLRRHCRTMPRTMLRYAIERFPPELRERYLRGEV